A single Pseudomonas putida DNA region contains:
- a CDS encoding FimV/HubP family polar landmark protein: MLRIRKLVLAMAAASALTSGMANALGLGELTLKSAQNQPLDAEIELLDVRDLTAAEVAPSLAPPEEFSKAGVEFPSYLEDLTFTPVINPNGKSVLRVTSSQPLPGTVVKFLVQVMWPQGRLLRDYSVLLDQAKAQGQQPAAGNVNPATSSAGSYTTKRRDTLWQIAARNTQGGGSVQQTMIAIQALNPDAFIGNNINQLKVGQVLRLPDQQQVQNIPQGEANREVAEQYAAWREGRRLGPRARQLDATRRGAADAAPERIAQGDNLRLVSPGNQAGGNSAKAINDKLAVAQESLDTSRRDNDELKSRVSDLQSQMDKLQKLIQLKNDQLARLEAQGAAPEAPPAAALPGEPAPAQPPAADAAPAEPAVAPAPAAVDTAPAEAPADEAAAAQQQPSALDEMLGNPVVLGLVAGSAFLVLLLLLLLLARKRKAQQEAEKHLRMARALAEEGERSPDLDLPPSSFDQLEVSAPSVTLSPAVVAASAAAAVAAEKLDAPASPIVEPEPVQDPNAELLAEVDLSVSRGRLNHAADLLETAVAAQPENDTLRLKLMDVYARQGDHSAFVEQERKLPGSEANTAQVSNLKERYPAMLGLAAVGVGAAALAAEMDEQYVQELLQEEPQAPAVAEAEAEAEAEAEPEPEAESEPQAVVEPVAEPAPESEPELEAAAEAFTETSVLDDNELDSAFDLSLGDDLPADDQLEPPMLGEVPLAEAQAVAEPETDADDDFEALLAQAQAEPQSVDDLADFDLSDFDLDGAEAAAPATPVVADEEPVDVAAELAAFDAIPEFDPISELELPEDFDLSLSLDDDSPAAKSFASELSDVNAELDKLSQSLESPSLEPHFTAEDAAAEPAPLDDLDFDFFSGADEVATKLDLARAYIDMGDHQGARDILDEVVKDGDDGQRQEAEEMLSRLV, translated from the coding sequence ATGCTTCGAATTCGCAAACTGGTTCTGGCCATGGCGGCAGCGTCTGCGCTGACGTCGGGCATGGCGAATGCCCTGGGGTTGGGTGAACTGACATTGAAGTCGGCGCAGAACCAGCCTCTGGATGCAGAGATCGAACTGCTCGACGTGCGCGACCTCACCGCAGCCGAAGTGGCGCCGAGCCTGGCGCCACCGGAAGAGTTCAGCAAGGCCGGGGTGGAGTTTCCGAGCTACCTCGAAGACCTGACCTTCACCCCGGTGATCAACCCCAACGGCAAGAGTGTGCTGCGAGTCACTTCCAGCCAGCCGCTGCCCGGCACGGTGGTCAAGTTTCTGGTCCAGGTGATGTGGCCCCAGGGCCGCCTGTTGCGTGACTACAGCGTGCTGCTCGACCAGGCCAAGGCCCAGGGTCAGCAGCCCGCAGCAGGCAATGTCAATCCGGCCACCAGCAGCGCAGGCAGCTACACCACCAAGCGCCGCGACACCTTGTGGCAGATCGCCGCCCGCAATACCCAGGGCGGCGGTTCGGTGCAGCAGACCATGATCGCCATCCAGGCGCTCAACCCGGATGCCTTCATTGGCAACAACATCAACCAGCTGAAGGTTGGCCAGGTTTTGCGCCTGCCGGACCAGCAGCAGGTCCAGAACATTCCCCAGGGCGAAGCCAATCGTGAAGTGGCCGAGCAGTATGCGGCCTGGCGTGAAGGCCGGCGCTTGGGGCCGCGTGCGCGACAGCTCGATGCCACCCGCCGCGGTGCCGCCGACGCCGCGCCCGAGCGTATCGCCCAGGGCGATAACCTGCGCCTGGTCAGCCCCGGCAACCAGGCTGGCGGTAACAGCGCCAAGGCCATCAACGACAAGCTGGCCGTGGCCCAGGAAAGCCTGGATACCAGCCGCCGTGACAACGACGAGCTGAAGAGCCGGGTGAGCGACCTGCAGAGCCAGATGGACAAGCTGCAGAAGCTGATCCAGCTGAAGAATGACCAGTTGGCGCGCCTTGAAGCCCAAGGCGCGGCACCTGAGGCGCCGCCTGCGGCCGCCTTGCCTGGCGAGCCGGCCCCTGCACAGCCCCCAGCAGCCGATGCTGCCCCGGCCGAGCCTGCGGTCGCGCCAGCACCGGCAGCTGTCGATACCGCGCCTGCCGAGGCTCCCGCTGACGAGGCTGCTGCTGCGCAACAGCAGCCAAGCGCCCTGGACGAAATGCTGGGCAATCCGGTCGTATTGGGCCTGGTCGCCGGGTCCGCGTTCCTTGTGTTGTTGCTCCTGCTATTGCTGCTGGCGCGCAAGCGCAAGGCCCAGCAAGAGGCGGAAAAACACCTGCGCATGGCCCGAGCGCTGGCCGAGGAGGGCGAGCGCAGCCCGGATCTCGACTTGCCGCCAAGCAGCTTCGATCAGCTGGAAGTGTCCGCGCCGAGCGTGACCCTCTCGCCTGCCGTGGTGGCCGCCTCGGCCGCCGCCGCCGTGGCCGCAGAAAAACTGGATGCCCCTGCGTCGCCGATTGTCGAGCCCGAGCCGGTTCAGGACCCTAATGCCGAGTTGCTGGCCGAAGTCGACCTGAGTGTGTCGCGTGGTCGCCTGAACCACGCAGCTGACCTGTTGGAAACGGCCGTGGCGGCGCAGCCGGAAAATGACACCCTGCGCCTCAAGCTGATGGACGTCTATGCCCGTCAGGGCGACCACAGCGCCTTCGTCGAGCAAGAGCGCAAGCTGCCTGGTAGCGAAGCGAATACTGCTCAGGTCAGCAACCTCAAAGAGCGCTACCCGGCCATGTTGGGTCTCGCTGCCGTTGGCGTGGGTGCTGCGGCCCTGGCCGCCGAAATGGACGAGCAATATGTACAGGAGTTGCTTCAGGAAGAGCCGCAAGCGCCGGCTGTAGCCGAAGCCGAAGCCGAAGCCGAAGCCGAAGCTGAACCAGAGCCCGAAGCAGAATCAGAGCCGCAGGCGGTCGTCGAGCCAGTGGCAGAGCCAGCGCCTGAATCTGAGCCCGAGCTTGAAGCCGCCGCCGAGGCCTTCACCGAGACCTCGGTGCTCGATGACAACGAGTTGGACAGCGCCTTCGACCTGAGCCTGGGTGATGATCTGCCGGCTGATGATCAGCTCGAGCCGCCGATGCTGGGTGAGGTTCCGTTGGCCGAAGCACAGGCAGTGGCCGAACCTGAAACCGATGCCGATGACGATTTCGAAGCCTTGCTGGCCCAGGCCCAGGCCGAGCCGCAGAGTGTCGACGACCTGGCCGATTTCGACCTGTCCGATTTCGATCTGGATGGCGCTGAAGCGGCAGCCCCGGCAACCCCGGTTGTCGCGGATGAAGAGCCGGTGGATGTCGCCGCCGAGCTGGCAGCCTTCGACGCCATCCCGGAATTCGACCCGATTTCCGAGCTGGAGCTGCCTGAAGACTTCGACCTGTCGCTGTCGCTGGATGACGACTCACCGGCTGCCAAAAGCTTCGCCTCGGAGCTGAGCGACGTCAACGCCGAGCTCGACAAGCTGTCGCAGAGCCTGGAGTCGCCATCGCTGGAGCCGCACTTCACCGCTGAGGACGCCGCCGCCGAACCTGCACCACTGGACGACCTCGACTTCGACTTCTTCTCCGGTGCCGACGAGGTGGCAACCAAGCTTGACCTGGCACGTGCCTACATCGACATGGGCGACCACCAGGGCGCCCGCGACATCCTTGACGAAGTGGTCAAGGATGGTGATGACGGCCAGCGTCAGGAAGCCGAAGAGATGTTGTCGCGCCTGGTCTGA
- the truA gene encoding tRNA pseudouridine(38-40) synthase TruA encodes MDIIDTAATESAAEGFTRIALGVEYKGSRYRGWQRQASGVPSVQQALEQALSKVADEPISVICAGRTDAGVHGCGQIVHFDTRAVRDERAWTLGTNFNLPHDISVVWSRPMPADFHARFKACARRYRYVIYNDPIRPAHLAEEVTWNHRPLDVERMAQAAQYLLGTHDFSAFRASQCQAKSPIKHIHHLRVTRHGQMIVLDVRATAFLHHMVRNIAGVLMTIGAGERPVEWAREVLEGRNRREGGVTAHPYGLYLVQVEYPEEFQLPQRYIGPHFLTGYEALAD; translated from the coding sequence TTGGACATCATCGACACTGCCGCCACCGAATCGGCCGCCGAAGGCTTCACCCGCATTGCCCTGGGTGTGGAATACAAAGGTTCACGCTATCGTGGCTGGCAGCGCCAGGCCAGTGGTGTGCCCAGTGTTCAGCAGGCCCTGGAGCAAGCGTTGTCGAAGGTGGCCGACGAACCGATCAGTGTCATCTGCGCCGGGCGCACCGATGCTGGCGTGCATGGCTGCGGGCAGATCGTGCATTTCGACACCCGTGCCGTGCGTGATGAGCGTGCCTGGACCCTGGGTACCAACTTCAACCTGCCCCACGACATCAGCGTGGTCTGGTCGCGGCCGATGCCGGCAGACTTCCATGCGCGTTTCAAGGCCTGTGCCCGGCGCTATCGCTATGTGATCTACAACGACCCGATCCGCCCCGCGCATCTGGCCGAAGAAGTCACCTGGAACCACCGCCCGCTGGACGTCGAGCGCATGGCCCAGGCCGCCCAGTACCTGCTTGGCACTCATGACTTCAGCGCTTTCCGTGCCAGCCAGTGCCAGGCCAAGTCGCCGATCAAGCACATCCACCACCTGCGCGTGACCCGCCATGGCCAGATGATCGTGCTGGACGTGCGTGCTACCGCTTTCCTGCACCACATGGTGCGCAACATCGCCGGTGTGCTGATGACCATCGGTGCCGGCGAACGCCCGGTCGAGTGGGCGCGCGAAGTGCTGGAGGGGCGCAACCGGCGAGAAGGCGGGGTTACCGCGCACCCCTATGGCCTGTACCTGGTGCAGGTGGAGTACCCGGAAGAATTCCAGCTGCCGCAGCGTTACATCGGCCCACACTTTTTGACCGGTTACGAGGCGCTGGCCGACTGA
- a CDS encoding phosphoribosylanthranilate isomerase codes for MSNVRSKICGITRIEDALAAAEAGADAIGFVFYAKSPRAVDVRQARAIIAELPPFVTTVGLFVNASRCELNEIIEAVPLDLLQFHGDETPADCEGYHRPWIKALRVRPGDDLEAACKHYAGARGILLDTYVAGVPGGTGEAFDWSLVPARLSKPIILAGGLSADNVGQAIAQVQPYAVDVSGGVEEAKGIKDAAKIEAFMRAVKQA; via the coding sequence ATGAGCAACGTTCGCAGCAAGATCTGCGGGATCACCCGCATCGAAGACGCGCTGGCCGCCGCCGAGGCGGGGGCCGATGCCATCGGTTTCGTCTTCTATGCCAAAAGCCCGCGTGCCGTGGACGTGCGCCAGGCGCGGGCGATCATTGCCGAGCTGCCACCGTTCGTGACCACTGTGGGGTTGTTCGTCAACGCTTCGCGTTGCGAGCTGAACGAGATTATCGAGGCGGTGCCGCTGGACCTGCTACAGTTCCACGGCGACGAAACCCCGGCCGATTGCGAAGGCTATCACCGCCCCTGGATCAAGGCCCTGCGAGTGCGCCCGGGCGATGACCTGGAAGCGGCCTGCAAGCACTATGCCGGCGCTCGCGGCATTCTCCTCGACACCTACGTGGCCGGTGTGCCTGGCGGTACCGGCGAGGCCTTCGACTGGTCGTTGGTGCCGGCGCGTCTGAGTAAGCCGATCATCCTCGCGGGCGGGTTGTCGGCTGACAATGTCGGCCAGGCGATCGCCCAGGTGCAGCCGTATGCGGTCGATGTCAGTGGTGGTGTTGAGGAAGCCAAGGGCATCAAGGACGCGGCGAAGATCGAAGCCTTCATGCGTGCGGTGAAGCAGGCGTGA
- the accD gene encoding acetyl-CoA carboxylase, carboxyltransferase subunit beta — protein MSNWLVDKLIPSIMRSEVKKSSVPEGLWHKCPACEAVLYRPELEKTLDVCPKCNHHMRIGARARIDIFLDPEGRAELGADLEPVDRLKFRDGKKYKDRLVGAQKQTGEKDALISMSGTLMGMPIVVSAFEFSFMGGSMGAIVGERFVRAANYALENRCPMVCFSASGGARMQEALISLMQMAKTSAVLARLREEGIPFISVLTDPVYGGVSASLAMLGDVIVGEPKALIGFAGPRVIEQTVREKLPEGFQRSEFLLEHGAIDLIISRGDLRPRLARLLAQMTGQETPEQAREVAAVA, from the coding sequence ATGAGCAACTGGTTAGTCGACAAACTGATCCCTTCGATCATGCGTTCCGAGGTGAAGAAGAGCTCGGTGCCGGAAGGCCTGTGGCACAAGTGCCCGGCCTGCGAGGCCGTGCTGTATCGTCCGGAGCTGGAAAAGACCCTGGATGTCTGCCCCAAGTGCAACCACCACATGCGCATCGGCGCACGTGCCCGCATCGACATCTTCCTCGACCCGGAAGGCCGCGCCGAGCTGGGTGCCGACCTGGAGCCGGTCGACCGCCTGAAGTTCCGTGACGGCAAGAAATACAAGGACCGCCTGGTCGGTGCGCAGAAGCAGACCGGCGAAAAAGACGCCCTGATCTCCATGAGCGGCACCTTGATGGGCATGCCGATCGTGGTCAGCGCCTTCGAGTTCTCGTTCATGGGCGGCTCCATGGGTGCCATCGTCGGTGAGCGCTTCGTGCGCGCCGCCAACTACGCCCTGGAAAACCGCTGCCCGATGGTCTGCTTCTCGGCTTCCGGCGGCGCGCGCATGCAGGAAGCGCTGATCTCGCTGATGCAGATGGCCAAGACTTCGGCCGTGCTGGCGCGCCTGCGCGAAGAAGGCATTCCGTTCATCTCGGTGCTGACCGACCCAGTCTACGGCGGCGTTTCCGCCAGCCTGGCAATGCTCGGCGACGTCATTGTCGGTGAGCCGAAGGCGCTGATCGGCTTCGCCGGCCCACGCGTGATCGAGCAGACCGTGCGCGAAAAACTGCCGGAAGGCTTCCAGCGCAGCGAGTTCCTGCTGGAGCACGGCGCCATCGACCTGATCATCTCCCGTGGCGACCTGCGCCCGCGCCTGGCTCGCCTGCTGGCACAGATGACCGGCCAGGAAACCCCTGAGCAGGCCCGTGAGGTCGCTGCGGTCGCGTGA
- the folC gene encoding bifunctional tetrahydrofolate synthase/dihydrofolate synthase — MKQRSLGEWLAYLEQLHPSAIDMGLERSQKVLARLALGKLAPRVVTVTGTNGKGSTCAFVASLLRAQGLKVGVYSSPHLLRYNERVVIDGREASDERLCEAFAAVEAARGEISLTYFEMGTLAAFWLFYQSQLDAVVLEVGLGGRLDTVNVVDADLALVTSIGVDHVDYLGDTRELVAFEKAGIFRQGKPALCGDLDPPQPLLDKAAELAAPLFLRGRDFDLASSEAGWDWRGVTVDGKPVELHGLPLLDLPMENASLALQAYLLMGLPWDARQIRQALLDTRITGRLDRRQLTWQGRAVELLLDVGHNPHAAEYLARRLAARPLKGRRLAVFGLLADKDLQGVIAPLHGLVDDWAVAPLHTPRSRPAAELAAALTNHGAAVKSYASVDAALEGQCAQATADDQILLFGSFFCVAEALEWLERQALEG, encoded by the coding sequence ATGAAACAACGATCCCTGGGCGAGTGGCTCGCCTACCTCGAGCAGTTGCACCCCTCGGCCATCGACATGGGCCTGGAGCGGTCGCAGAAGGTGCTTGCCCGGCTGGCGCTGGGCAAGCTGGCGCCACGCGTGGTAACGGTGACTGGCACCAACGGCAAAGGCTCGACCTGCGCCTTCGTGGCCTCGCTGCTGCGCGCCCAGGGGCTGAAGGTGGGCGTGTACAGCTCGCCTCACCTGCTGCGCTACAACGAACGGGTAGTGATCGATGGCCGTGAAGCCAGCGATGAGCGCCTGTGCGAAGCCTTCGCCGCCGTCGAGGCGGCGCGGGGCGAAATTTCCCTGACCTACTTCGAGATGGGCACGCTGGCGGCGTTCTGGTTGTTCTACCAGTCGCAGCTGGATGCCGTGGTGCTCGAAGTGGGCCTCGGTGGCCGCCTGGACACCGTGAACGTGGTAGATGCCGACCTGGCGCTGGTGACCAGCATCGGCGTTGACCATGTCGACTACCTGGGCGATACCCGCGAGCTGGTGGCCTTCGAGAAGGCCGGCATCTTCCGCCAGGGCAAACCGGCATTGTGCGGTGATCTCGATCCACCACAACCGCTGCTGGACAAGGCCGCCGAACTGGCTGCGCCGCTGTTCCTGCGCGGCCGTGATTTCGATCTGGCAAGCAGCGAAGCTGGCTGGGACTGGCGCGGGGTCACGGTAGACGGCAAGCCGGTCGAGCTGCATGGCCTGCCGCTGCTCGACCTGCCTATGGAGAACGCTAGCCTGGCCTTGCAGGCCTACCTGCTGATGGGCTTGCCGTGGGATGCCCGGCAGATCCGCCAGGCCTTGCTCGACACCCGCATCACCGGGCGCCTCGATCGTCGTCAGTTGACCTGGCAGGGCCGGGCTGTGGAACTGCTGCTGGATGTCGGGCATAACCCGCATGCTGCGGAGTATCTGGCCCGGCGTCTGGCCGCGCGCCCGCTGAAAGGTCGTCGCCTGGCGGTGTTCGGCCTGCTTGCCGACAAGGACCTGCAGGGTGTCATCGCGCCGCTGCATGGGCTGGTCGACGACTGGGCGGTTGCGCCTCTGCACACGCCACGCAGCCGTCCGGCTGCCGAATTGGCCGCTGCCTTGACGAACCACGGCGCTGCGGTGAAGTCTTACGCCAGCGTCGACGCCGCCCTTGAAGGGCAATGCGCGCAGGCGACGGCGGATGACCAGATTCTGCTGTTCGGTTCGTTTTTCTGTGTCGCCGAGGCCCTGGAATGGCTGGAGCGGCAGGCCCTGGAGGGGTGA
- a CDS encoding SPOR domain-containing protein: MAVLDKGMKQRMVGALVLVALAVIFLPMLFTRQDEMRQVRVDAPQAPAMPSLPEVKVEQVAVPEPQPLPEEPQQQPVVVNESTAPVRTPSQPITPSPQTQPQPQVQAQPKPQTPVPTPAPAPAPAAKATAPVASAPAPSKIDVNGLPVSWSIQLASLSSRAGAENLQKTLRSQGYNAYIRSAGGMNRVYVGPLIERAEADRLKDVINRQQKLNGFVTRFQPEKG, from the coding sequence ATGGCAGTGCTGGACAAAGGGATGAAACAGCGCATGGTGGGTGCGTTGGTGCTGGTGGCGCTGGCGGTGATCTTCCTGCCGATGCTGTTCACCCGCCAGGACGAGATGCGCCAGGTGCGTGTCGACGCCCCGCAGGCGCCGGCCATGCCGAGCCTGCCGGAGGTCAAGGTCGAGCAGGTGGCAGTGCCTGAGCCGCAGCCGCTGCCGGAGGAGCCCCAGCAGCAGCCGGTGGTGGTCAACGAGTCGACAGCGCCGGTGAGGACGCCGAGCCAGCCGATCACGCCGTCGCCGCAGACCCAGCCTCAGCCCCAGGTGCAAGCTCAGCCCAAGCCGCAGACGCCTGTGCCGACGCCAGCGCCCGCGCCAGCACCTGCAGCCAAGGCGACTGCGCCGGTAGCGTCTGCACCTGCGCCGTCGAAGATCGACGTCAATGGCTTGCCGGTGAGCTGGTCGATCCAGCTGGCCAGCCTGTCCAGCCGGGCCGGCGCCGAGAACCTGCAGAAGACCCTGCGCAGCCAGGGCTACAACGCCTATATCCGCTCGGCTGGTGGCATGAACCGGGTGTATGTCGGCCCGCTGATCGAGCGAGCCGAAGCTGACAGGCTGAAAGACGTGATCAACCGCCAGCAGAAGCTCAATGGCTTCGTGACGCGATTCCAGCCTGAAAAAGGCTGA
- a CDS encoding CvpA family protein, with the protein MAFTLVDWAIIAIIAVSTLISLKRGFVKEALSLLIWIVAGAVAWMFGGSLSVYLESYIQTPSMRIIAGCAILFVATLLVGAMLNFLIGELIRVTGLSGTDRFLGMAFGAARGGLLVVVAVGLLSLGPVQQDTWWQESRLIPQFLLVADWSKNLILGFTGQWTSSGLISAPADLPFKEQLLGPAKP; encoded by the coding sequence GTGGCCTTTACCCTGGTTGATTGGGCGATCATCGCGATCATCGCCGTCTCCACACTGATCAGTCTCAAGCGCGGCTTCGTCAAGGAGGCCTTGTCCCTGCTCATCTGGATCGTTGCGGGGGCGGTCGCCTGGATGTTCGGCGGGTCGCTTTCGGTGTACCTTGAAAGCTACATCCAGACACCGTCGATGCGCATCATCGCCGGCTGCGCCATTCTTTTCGTCGCCACCCTGCTGGTGGGGGCCATGCTCAACTTCCTCATCGGCGAGCTGATCCGCGTGACCGGGCTGTCCGGTACCGATCGTTTCCTCGGCATGGCCTTTGGCGCCGCGCGCGGGGGCTTGCTGGTGGTGGTGGCCGTCGGGCTGCTCAGCCTGGGGCCGGTGCAACAAGACACCTGGTGGCAGGAATCACGCCTGATACCACAGTTTCTATTGGTCGCTGACTGGTCGAAAAACCTGATCCTGGGTTTCACCGGGCAGTGGACTTCCAGTGGGCTGATCAGCGCTCCGGCTGATCTTCCATTCAAGGAGCAGTTGCTCGGGCCGGCAAAGCCCTGA
- the purF gene encoding amidophosphoribosyltransferase: MCGIVGIVGKSNVNQALYDALTVLQHRGQDAAGIVTSHDGRLFLRKDNGLVRDVFQQRHMQRLVGSIGIGHVRYPTAGSSTSAEAQPFYVNSPYGITLAHNGNLTNVEQLAKEIYESDLRHVNTNSDSEVLLNVFAHELAVRGKLQPTEEDVFAAVSHVHSRCVGGYAVVAMITGYGIVGFRDPHGIRPVVFGQRHTDEGVEYMIASESVALDVLGFTLIRDLAPGEAVYITEEGQLFTKQCADAPKLQPCIFEHVYLARPDSIIDGISVYKARLRMGEKLADKIMRERPEHDIDVVIPIPDTSRTAALELANRLGVKFREGFVKNRYIGRTFIMPGQAARKKSVRQKLNAIELEFRGKNVMLVDDSIVRGTTCKQIIQMAREAGAKNVYFCSAAPAVRYPNVYGIDMPSVHELIAHNRTTEQVAELIGADWLVYQDLPDLIDSVGGGKIKIDHFDCAVFNGEYVTGDIDEAYLDRIEQARNDLAKVKNQAVSAIIDLYNN, encoded by the coding sequence ATGTGTGGCATCGTCGGTATCGTCGGTAAGTCGAACGTCAATCAGGCGCTGTATGACGCGCTTACGGTCCTCCAGCACCGCGGCCAGGACGCTGCCGGTATCGTGACCAGCCACGACGGCCGGTTGTTCCTGCGCAAGGATAATGGCCTGGTGCGCGACGTGTTCCAGCAGCGCCACATGCAGCGCCTGGTCGGCAGCATCGGCATCGGCCACGTGCGCTACCCGACCGCGGGCAGCTCGACTTCGGCCGAAGCCCAGCCGTTCTACGTCAACTCGCCATACGGCATCACCCTGGCGCACAACGGCAACCTGACCAACGTCGAGCAGCTGGCCAAGGAGATCTACGAGTCCGATCTGCGCCACGTCAACACCAATTCCGACTCGGAAGTGCTGCTGAACGTGTTCGCCCATGAGCTGGCCGTGCGTGGCAAGCTGCAGCCGACCGAAGAAGACGTGTTTGCGGCAGTCTCCCACGTGCACAGCCGCTGCGTCGGTGGCTATGCGGTGGTCGCGATGATCACCGGCTACGGTATCGTCGGTTTCCGTGACCCGCATGGCATTCGCCCGGTAGTGTTCGGCCAGCGCCACACCGACGAAGGCGTGGAGTACATGATCGCCTCGGAAAGCGTTGCCCTGGATGTGCTCGGTTTCACCCTGATCCGCGACCTGGCGCCAGGCGAAGCGGTATACATCACCGAAGAAGGCCAGCTGTTCACCAAGCAGTGTGCCGACGCGCCGAAGCTGCAGCCGTGCATCTTCGAGCACGTCTACCTGGCTCGCCCGGACTCGATCATCGACGGTATCTCGGTGTACAAGGCCCGTCTGCGCATGGGTGAAAAGCTCGCCGACAAGATCATGCGCGAGCGCCCGGAGCACGATATCGACGTGGTCATCCCGATTCCGGACACCAGCCGTACTGCCGCGCTGGAACTGGCCAACCGCCTGGGCGTGAAGTTCCGCGAAGGCTTCGTCAAGAACCGCTACATCGGCCGTACCTTCATCATGCCTGGCCAGGCTGCGCGCAAGAAGTCGGTGCGCCAGAAGCTCAACGCCATCGAGCTGGAGTTCCGCGGCAAGAACGTGATGCTGGTGGACGACTCGATCGTGCGCGGCACCACCTGCAAGCAGATCATCCAGATGGCCCGCGAAGCCGGCGCCAAGAACGTCTACTTCTGCTCCGCAGCCCCTGCGGTGCGCTACCCCAACGTCTACGGCATCGACATGCCGAGTGTTCACGAACTGATCGCCCACAACCGTACCACCGAACAGGTGGCCGAGTTGATCGGCGCCGACTGGCTGGTCTACCAGGACCTGCCAGACCTCATCGACTCGGTCGGTGGCGGCAAGATCAAGATCGATCACTTCGATTGCGCGGTGTTCAACGGTGAATACGTCACCGGCGACATCGATGAAGCCTACCTCGACCGCATCGAGCAGGCCCGTAACGACTTGGCCAAGGTCAAGAACCAGGCGGTCAGCGCGATCATCGACCTCTACAACAACTGA
- a CDS encoding O-succinylhomoserine sulfhydrylase produces MTDQWDAGRLDSDLEGVGFDTLAVRAGQNRTPEAEHSEALFLTSSYVFRTAADAAARFAGETPGNVYSRYTNPTVRAFEERLAAMEGAEQAVGTSTGMAAILAVVMSLCSAGDHVLVSQSVFGSTISLFEKYFKRFGVQVDYVPLVDLAGWEKAIKDNTKLLIVESPSNPLAELVDIRALAEIAHARGAMLVVDNCFSTPALQQPLKLGADIVFHSATKFIDGQGRCMGGVVAGRAEQMKEVVGFLRTAGPTLSPFNAWIFTKGLETLKLRMRAHCESAQLLAEWLEQQDGVEKVHYAGLPSHPQHELAKRQMSGFGAVVSFEVKGGKEGAWRFIDATRVISITTNLGDSKTTIAHPATTSHGRLTPQEREAAGIRDSLIRVAVGLEDVADLQADLARGLAVL; encoded by the coding sequence ATGACGGATCAATGGGATGCCGGACGACTGGACAGTGACCTCGAGGGTGTCGGTTTCGACACCCTGGCGGTGCGCGCCGGTCAAAACCGTACACCGGAGGCCGAGCACAGCGAAGCGCTGTTCCTGACCTCCAGCTATGTGTTCCGCACGGCGGCCGACGCCGCTGCGCGCTTTGCCGGCGAAACGCCGGGCAATGTCTACTCGCGCTATACCAACCCGACCGTGCGTGCGTTCGAAGAGCGCCTGGCGGCCATGGAGGGTGCAGAGCAGGCCGTGGGCACTTCCACCGGCATGGCGGCGATCCTTGCCGTGGTCATGTCTCTGTGCAGCGCTGGTGACCACGTGCTGGTGTCGCAGAGCGTGTTCGGCTCGACCATCAGCCTGTTCGAGAAGTACTTCAAGCGCTTCGGCGTGCAGGTGGACTACGTGCCACTGGTCGACCTCGCTGGCTGGGAAAAGGCCATCAAGGACAACACCAAGCTGCTGATCGTCGAATCGCCGTCCAACCCGCTGGCCGAACTGGTCGACATCCGTGCGCTGGCTGAAATTGCCCACGCCCGTGGCGCCATGCTGGTGGTAGACAACTGCTTCAGCACCCCGGCCTTGCAGCAACCGCTCAAGCTCGGTGCCGACATCGTGTTCCACTCGGCCACCAAGTTCATCGATGGCCAGGGCCGTTGCATGGGTGGCGTGGTTGCCGGCCGCGCCGAGCAGATGAAAGAAGTGGTGGGCTTCCTGCGTACCGCCGGGCCGACCCTCAGCCCGTTCAATGCCTGGATCTTCACCAAGGGCCTGGAAACCCTCAAGCTGCGCATGCGTGCGCACTGCGAGAGCGCCCAGCTGCTGGCCGAGTGGCTGGAGCAACAGGATGGCGTGGAGAAGGTGCATTACGCCGGCCTGCCGAGCCACCCGCAGCACGAACTGGCCAAGCGCCAGATGAGCGGCTTTGGTGCGGTGGTCAGCTTCGAGGTCAAAGGCGGCAAAGAGGGCGCCTGGCGCTTCATCGATGCGACCCGGGTGATTTCGATCACCACCAACCTCGGCGACAGCAAGACGACCATCGCCCACCCGGCCACCACCTCCCACGGCCGCCTTACGCCGCAAGAGCGTGAAGCGGCGGGCATTCGCGACAGCCTGATCCGGGTTGCCGTGGGCCTGGAAGACGTGGCTGACCTGCAGGCGGACCTCGCCCGTGGGTTGGCGGTGCTGTGA